In Deltaproteobacteria bacterium, the following are encoded in one genomic region:
- a CDS encoding membrane dipeptidase, translated as MPGLIDLHAHPTLKMYYLPHIWSFRTTVPNGGFRNPFSFRTAYPHLCKGNVKVMLCTHYILERGFMRFGVRPWARVAQMIAWPIWYVPRITEDPWKTLIANMDLLEEQIEYVNKTLKPGEKRLRLVTAADQIDALADDEIGLVHTIEGAHVFGEAPDPGQTLDEYMERTRERLAILQSRGLALITLAHFWDNMFAPQTDGTELVPTKKRGRIVPVMDDLVVRMKRGSWRWDDPEHLCEPFARELLDRGILIDLAHTQEHARQEVYRLCDEYRRPVTMTHVGLQHFFPHEYNASDDEIRTIHRLGGVLGLIFSMRLLQHPVKLQGYVGGGLEFLAENVRYVKDLVGDVSCLGIGTDFDGLTDPFKDCYDSGMMGAVGETLSKYFTDDEVEQVLYGNALRLLKQGWGAPTSV; from the coding sequence ATGCCCGGCTTGATCGATCTGCACGCCCATCCAACGCTCAAGATGTACTACCTGCCGCACATCTGGTCGTTTCGCACGACCGTGCCCAACGGTGGATTCCGCAACCCGTTTTCGTTTCGCACCGCGTACCCGCACCTGTGCAAGGGCAACGTCAAGGTCATGCTCTGCACGCACTACATCCTCGAGCGCGGATTCATGCGCTTCGGCGTTCGCCCGTGGGCGCGCGTGGCGCAGATGATCGCCTGGCCGATCTGGTACGTGCCGCGCATCACCGAGGACCCGTGGAAGACGCTGATCGCCAATATGGACCTGCTGGAAGAGCAGATCGAGTACGTCAACAAAACACTCAAACCCGGCGAGAAGCGGCTGCGTCTCGTCACCGCGGCCGACCAGATCGACGCGCTGGCGGACGACGAAATCGGTCTCGTGCACACCATCGAGGGCGCGCATGTGTTCGGCGAAGCGCCCGACCCGGGGCAGACGCTGGACGAATACATGGAGCGCACGCGCGAACGGCTCGCGATCCTGCAATCACGCGGTCTCGCGCTCATCACGCTTGCGCACTTTTGGGACAACATGTTCGCGCCCCAGACCGACGGTACGGAGCTGGTGCCGACGAAAAAGCGCGGGCGAATCGTGCCGGTGATGGACGACCTGGTCGTGCGCATGAAGCGCGGGTCCTGGCGGTGGGACGATCCGGAGCACCTGTGCGAACCCTTCGCGCGCGAGCTGCTCGATCGCGGCATTCTGATCGACCTGGCGCACACGCAGGAGCACGCGCGGCAGGAGGTCTATCGCCTGTGCGACGAGTATCGCCGCCCGGTCACGATGACGCACGTCGGCTTGCAGCATTTCTTCCCCCACGAGTACAACGCGTCGGACGACGAGATCCGCACGATCCACCGCCTCGGCGGCGTCCTCGGGCTCATCTTTTCGATGCGTCTGCTCCAGCATCCGGTGAAGCTGCAAGGTTACGTCGGCGGCGGGCTGGAGTTTCTGGCCGAGAACGTGCGTTACGTGAAGGATCTTGTCGGCGACGTCTCGTGCCTCGGCATCGGGACGGACTTCGACGGCCTCACCGATCCGTTCAAGGATTGCTACGACTCGGGGATGATGGGCGCGGTGGGCGAAACGCTATCGAAGTATTTCACCGACGACGAGGTCGAGCAGGTGCTGTACGGAAACGCTCTGCGCCTGCTGAAGCAGGGCTGGGGCGCGCCCACGTCGGTCTGA